The genomic segment GCTGATCCTTTTATGAGTGGCCATTTCATCTCAGCCTTTCACAGCTCTTGTTTTTGCACATTCATCCTGTCCTTCTCTCAATCTCAAAGCATGTTTTATCAAAATTGATGTACGATTTCCCATGAGAAGCACAGCCACAAGGGTCCAATCATCAGTGTCCTGTATTTttctaatgtaaaaaaatatatatatatcaacacagaatttattaatattatgtATATGTCTGAAAATGATGTAAAATATGTGTAATGGCCAATCACACTTGAGCAATCGGTCCATCTGTGTTGTGTCCAAGACGCTGTGTGTAATTGTCATGATTTGTAGGGCTGGATTCATAATGGAAGTCTAATTTACGACTGTAACTGTGTCCCAGATACTCCGAaaatattatatacacacaggACTAAAAGGAATCTTTCTTTTGTCCTATTTAAATCCAGTTTGAATGAGATTCCCTTTGCCCGGCTCCACAAGTGAGCTGTTCACGTTTGTGCAAAGTATTTGTTGCAATCCATTTGACAAGTTGGGGGGGGATAGCAAGCAAAAAATACTGATTCTCTATGTGCCACATATTCTGagaaaaaatgtattatgaaatgaataaaatttAAAGAAGTTTAAAAGTTTTATTGTTTGGGGAAAATTTGCCTGATGTGTACCTGCAATTAGAGGAAAGCTACAAGAAAAATGATGAGCAGATACAATCACAACATCTTGGTTTATTAGGCCttataatgcatttttatttacagaaatCGTTCAATAGAATCCTAAACATGGCCTAATAACAGACACGTATAGTTGGGCTAGAGCAAAAAGGGAAATGACCTCAATTAAGGTAAAAATGAAGACACTCTGAGGACAAGCTGCCACATTAGTCAATCCCTGTCCTCCCCTTGCAACATTTGTCCCAGGCTGTCCTTGTCTCTGAGGCTGTTAAGCAGCAGTGCCAACATTCTGATGACGGGCTGCATCCGACCGCGGCGCAGAGGTTCCACGCTATTGTGCCTCTTCCCAAAGCGTCCGATAGGTCTCACCCCACGCCCCACGTACCAGAATGGGTCGATCTCTGGACCTGGAAGCCACACAACACACCACAACAGCGGCATTAACAGAACACAGAAAGATTTTAGGattctttaaaagaaaatgtatggCTAAAGGAAAAGGCAAAATAATGGGTCCATAAAATCAGACTCCACCCTAAACCTCAAAGTTTCATTTATCAAGTTATTTTTAGTGTTAACTTTGACTCTCATCTTCACACTTTGGTAGAAAAAGCAGGATTTTCAAAGAGTTGATACCTCCAGGTATGACATAATCAAATGATTAGTCTTACATCTAATTTTTacttgcattaaaataaaatgctgactTCAATAACATACTCCCagattcattgtttttttttaactatttgatacatgaaaataaaatcagacatattataataattattaaagtaattaaattaattaaaattcactctttaatacaattatttaaaagAGACAATCTAAAACAGCAACCATACTTGATGCACATTAAATTGTGACAAGGTAACAGACATACACAGACTGCATGGGAAAGTAAAAAGCGAGGATGGTActtgttttgatttaattaaagaGCAGTGAGTGTCTCTTTTGTAAAATAATAGTCAATACTCAAATGCAATAAATAGCCCCTTGATATTCAGAGAGGATTTTCAAACTAGCCTTTTGCCAACATAATTTTAAGAAGCAAAACCTTAAGAATAAATCTATTTTCCAGGTATATTTTATCTCCAAAACAACATCTCTATGAATTCATAATGAATAGTCACAAAAAAGACTGAATATGTTccaataaaggttaaataaaaccAACACTTACTTCTATTGTCGACATTGTGAATGATGTGGAAGTCGTGCTCCACTGTGGTGCTGTGAGCACTGCTGAAGCtaaatgagaggaagaggagcagcgtcAGAGCTGCAAACAGCCAACGGCTCGTCAGGACGCAGAGCTGGACATCAGCCGCTCTCCCAGGCAGCATGCTGTGGAGTCGCCGGAGGCACTGCAGGGGACGGAGGGATATTGCTCAGGGAAGAATCGCCCACACAAGACTCACAAAAGAAAGATAGAAGCTGAAAGTTAAACATCAAACGTACAGTATGAGATTTAAGTCAGGTAAGAtcgcctttaaaaaaaacactatgTAGAAAATGTTTACTTTTTTGTAGGAACCAAACACAACATTATTTATAGGAGAATTAAATATACTTTGAAATAGTATTACGTCTTTAAAAACCTCACTGCTAGGAGCTGGATGCTCACACATGAAGATTTAAAAGCGCTGTTATTTGGGGTATTGTAGACTCATAAACATTGCAAAAAGGTCCATAAACTATTGTTATAGAAATACAGTATTCTTAGTTAATAAGTAACATTTACTCTATCGGTGATTTGACATGGCTGTGTCAGACCAAACAGTAGAACAATACAATTGCATGAATGCATAATTCCTCTTGCATCTACATCTATATTTGcaggataataaaataaagtgatgAAGCGGACAACAAACAGCATCTTACCTTGAACTTCGGTAACGGGCTGAGGTCAAGCTGGCCGAGGTCTGAAGTTGTTTTTCTGGAGCAGGTGTGCTCCAGCCTATATATCCACGCTGCTCATGTGGATGATGAATCGAGAACGTGATCCCAGACCACAGGATGCatcacccctcctcctcccactctttGAACGCCACTCGGGAGAACGGAGGTTTGCTCGTGGCGCTTTCTCCTGGTGTCAGTCACGCAACAGCGCAGTCCATCAAGAAGTCAATGGCGTGCAGACAACTTTAAATTAGTGAACATGGGGAAACCCAGCACCTCGAGCAGGCCTGCCAGACACTGACCCGTGACTGTGGTGGGCGGGGGGGTTTTATTAACCTTTCATCAATCAGTTTGATTACGAGGTACGAGGCAGGACAAGATCAACTCAAGccccaaaaaaaactaaactaaatgcATGTCTAAACTAAACCACACTTTTACAAATTTCTTTGCCTCCAAATACCAAACATAAATCCAAAGAGCTCCCTGCAGCTACTGGCACTCCGCTGGGTATAATTCTAAATCAGTAATAGCAGAATGTTATTGTGAGACAGATTTAAAAGCAAAGATAGCTTTGAATATACTGTCAGTGCATGTGAATTCCCACGACGCCACCAGTACATTCACTAAAAGAGGTGATGAATCACACATAAGTCGCTGGTGCGATGAGGCATTTGCACAACAAATGTATTTGGATGTAAAGTTGCCTTGGGAACTAAATTGATTTCTGTGAAGGTCAAGATGCTATGTAAGAGCAGTCAGCAGTGCCTAATATGAacgtgatatttatttattttaaacggGTGAACACATTTTTCCACATGTACAATATCAGAATTTAAAACTGCAAAGCAGAAACTTTTGAACCGAATGAAGTCAGCCATAGCTTCATCCTATGCTGAGATCAGGTGGCGTGATGGCCAAAAATAATGAGAAGGAAACTACCTGAGGAGGTGTAATCATGCTGCAGCGTAGAAGAAGCTGACATGATTTATGATAGGAGTCCTTATTAGAAAACAGGATTTTGCGAACACTCTGAGACACAGTTCAGTTCATCCCTGTTTGGGTTAAATCTGGGCCAATCACAAATAAACTCAGAGACAGTTGAAAGACAGTATTTTATCATTTCAGCAGACACAAACTATTGTTTGTCTGTCGCTCATTCACAACTTTCGATCCATAATCCATATTGTCTTTGGTCTTTTAATTATCCCAGTCttaacaaatctaccttcggc from the Brachionichthys hirsutus isolate HB-005 unplaced genomic scaffold, CSIRO-AGI_Bhir_v1 contig_441, whole genome shotgun sequence genome contains:
- the LOC137915957 gene encoding prolactin-releasing peptide-like, encoding MLPGRAADVQLCVLTSRWLFAALTLLLFLSFSFSSAHSTTVEHDFHIIHNVDNRSPEIDPFWYVGRGVRPIGRFGKRHNSVEPLRRGRMQPVIRMLALLLNSLRDKDSLGQMLQGEDRD